One Streptomyces sp. NBC_01237 genomic region harbors:
- a CDS encoding dipeptidase: MSDTPDSAVRTYTEQHRTAFLDDLAEWLRIPSVSAQPEHAGDVRRSAEWLTAKLKETGFPVAEIWETPGAPAVFAEWPSDDPDAPTVLVYGHHDVQPAAREDGWDTDPFEPVIRDGRMYGRGAADDKGQVFFHTLGVRAHLAVTGRTTPAVHLKLLIEGEEESGSPHFRALAEQRAARLAADAVIVSDTGMWDETTPTVCTGMRGLAECEIELYGPEQDIHSGSFGGAVPNPATAVARLVAALHDDRGRIAVPGFYDGVAELTDTERALFAELPFDEATWLRTAGSHAASGEAGYSTLERVWARPTAEVNGIGGGYQGAGSKTIIPSSAMVKISFRLVAGQEPERVQQAVLAWAETQIPAGVRHRITFSPATRPCLTPLDHPALQAVARAMGRAFGKKILFTREGGSGPAADLQDVLAAPVLFLGISVPSDGWHAPNEKVELDLLLKGAETTAHLWDELRVSLPAALR, translated from the coding sequence ATGAGCGACACCCCGGACAGCGCCGTCCGTACGTACACCGAACAGCACCGCACAGCCTTCCTCGACGACCTCGCCGAGTGGCTGCGCATCCCGTCCGTATCCGCACAGCCGGAGCACGCAGGGGACGTACGGCGCAGTGCCGAGTGGCTGACCGCGAAGCTCAAGGAGACCGGCTTCCCGGTCGCCGAGATCTGGGAGACCCCCGGTGCCCCGGCGGTGTTCGCCGAATGGCCCTCCGACGACCCGGACGCACCGACCGTCCTCGTCTACGGCCACCACGACGTGCAGCCCGCGGCCCGCGAGGACGGCTGGGACACCGACCCGTTCGAGCCGGTGATCCGCGACGGCCGGATGTACGGGCGCGGCGCGGCCGACGACAAGGGCCAGGTGTTCTTCCACACGCTGGGCGTCCGGGCGCACCTCGCCGTCACCGGCCGCACCACCCCCGCCGTGCACCTCAAGCTGCTGATCGAGGGCGAGGAGGAGTCGGGCTCCCCGCACTTCCGCGCCCTGGCCGAACAGCGGGCGGCCCGTCTCGCCGCCGACGCGGTGATCGTCTCCGACACCGGCATGTGGGACGAGACGACGCCGACCGTCTGCACCGGTATGCGTGGCCTGGCCGAGTGCGAGATCGAGCTGTACGGCCCCGAGCAGGACATCCACTCCGGATCGTTCGGCGGTGCGGTGCCCAACCCCGCCACCGCCGTCGCCCGCCTCGTCGCGGCCCTCCACGACGACCGGGGCCGGATCGCTGTCCCCGGTTTCTACGACGGTGTGGCCGAGCTCACCGACACCGAGCGCGCGCTCTTCGCCGAGCTGCCCTTCGACGAGGCCACCTGGCTGCGCACCGCCGGATCGCACGCCGCGTCCGGGGAGGCGGGGTATTCCACCCTGGAGCGCGTCTGGGCCCGCCCCACCGCCGAGGTCAACGGCATCGGCGGCGGCTACCAGGGCGCGGGCAGCAAGACGATCATCCCCTCCTCGGCCATGGTGAAGATCAGCTTCCGGCTGGTCGCAGGCCAGGAACCCGAACGCGTCCAGCAGGCCGTGCTGGCCTGGGCCGAGACACAGATCCCGGCCGGTGTCCGCCACCGGATCACCTTCTCGCCCGCCACCCGCCCGTGCCTCACCCCGCTGGACCACCCCGCCCTCCAGGCGGTGGCCCGCGCGATGGGCAGGGCCTTCGGCAAGAAGATCCTCTTCACCCGCGAAGGGGGCTCGGGCCCCGCCGCGGACCTTCAGGACGTCCTCGCCGCACCCGTTCTCTTCCTGGGCATCTCCGTACCGTCCGACGGCTGGCACGCCCCCAACGAGAAGGTCGAACTGGACCTTCTGCTCAAGGGAGCGGAGACAACCGCCCACCTGTGGGACGAGCTGAGGGTCTCGCTGCCCGCGGCACTCCGCTGA
- a CDS encoding ATP-dependent helicase — protein sequence MSSRLTDPEQLKELLGIPFTPEQTACITAPPAPQVIVAGAGSGKTTVMAARVVWLVGTGQVAPEQVLGLTFTNKAAGELAERVRRALVAAGVTDPDTIDPDDPPGEPSISTYHAFAGRLLTEHGLRIGLEPTTRLLADATRYQLAARVLREAPGPYPALTRSFPTLVSDLLALDAELAEHLVRPGQLARHDTDLLHALETARLTNAELRKIPETAGARRELLGLTERYRAAKRGRDLLDFGDQIALSAELALTRPETGTILREEFRVVLLDEYQDTSVAQRLLLSALFGNGPEGPTGHAVTAVGDPCQAIYGWRGASVANLDDFPLHFPHSDGTPATRYSLSENRRSGGRLLHLANGLADPLRAMHEGVEALRPAPGAERDGTVRCALLRTHTEEIDWLADSLAHLVTTGTPPGEIAVLCRTAGDFPQIQAALVARDIPVEVVGLSGLLHLPEVADLVAVCEVLQDPGANASLVRLLTGPRWRIGPRDLALLGRRARLLVHHASHADDEDHDPDRRLAEAVEGIDPAEVISLADALDTFLVAGDAQDDGLPFSAEARVRFARLAGELRDLRRSLADPLMDVLHRVLATTGLEVELSASPHALAARRRETLANFLDTAAGFAALDGEATLLAFLGFLRTAAQYEKGLDNALPGGENTVKVLTAHKSKGLEWDVVAVPGLVTGQFPSTQSRDAWTSQSKVLPHSLRGDAATLPVIGSFDAKGLKTFKEEMKEHQHTEELRLGYVTFTRPRSLLLGSGHWWGPSQKRTRGPSAFLHALYEHCAAGYGEIESWADEPAEDEENPALAERDTDQAWPLPLDDTALARRRAARDTVLAHLESLAAAGPVPADDEGRPGSPQDEPFDDSFDDSFDTSLGDPLDDLFAGEELDWDALPTERPGEAPHVPAARQGDDGDSWGRGDGAGTGDHMDRGDRADRGDRADHEDRADHERPAGRGDRADHKRPADHTGHEDLARPPSLTPEEARTLASWDRDLDALAGELRRSRATVRDVLVPASLSATQLLRLAEDPDAFARELARPMPRPPQPAARRGTRFHAWVESRFEEVPLPMLGPDELPGGDESDAEIADERDLAALKEAFERTEYARRTPYRVETPFQITLAGRVIRGRIDAVYRTGDTYEIVDWKTGRHRSADPLQLAVYRLAWAELHGLPLDSVTATFLYVRSGETVHPAGLPGRTELERLLLDEPPPPGR from the coding sequence GTGTCCTCACGTCTCACCGATCCCGAGCAGCTCAAGGAGCTCCTCGGGATCCCCTTCACCCCGGAGCAGACGGCCTGCATCACCGCGCCGCCCGCCCCGCAGGTGATCGTGGCCGGAGCCGGTTCGGGGAAGACCACGGTGATGGCCGCCCGCGTGGTCTGGCTGGTCGGGACCGGGCAGGTCGCCCCCGAGCAGGTCCTCGGCCTGACCTTCACCAACAAGGCGGCGGGCGAACTGGCCGAGCGGGTCCGCAGGGCGCTGGTCGCCGCCGGGGTCACCGACCCGGACACCATCGACCCGGACGACCCGCCGGGCGAGCCCAGCATCTCCACGTATCACGCGTTCGCCGGCCGGCTCCTCACCGAACACGGCCTGCGCATAGGGCTCGAACCCACCACCCGGCTCCTCGCCGACGCCACCCGCTACCAGCTCGCCGCCCGCGTGCTGCGCGAGGCGCCCGGCCCCTACCCGGCCCTGACCAGGTCGTTCCCCACGCTGGTCAGTGATCTGCTGGCGCTCGACGCCGAGCTCGCCGAACACCTCGTACGCCCCGGACAGCTCGCGCGCCACGACACCGACCTGCTCCACGCGCTGGAGACGGCCAGGCTCACCAACGCGGAGCTGCGGAAGATCCCCGAGACCGCCGGGGCCCGGCGCGAACTCCTCGGCCTGACCGAGCGGTACCGCGCCGCCAAGCGCGGCCGGGACCTCCTCGACTTCGGCGACCAGATCGCCCTCTCCGCCGAGCTGGCCCTCACCAGGCCCGAGACCGGCACCATCCTCCGCGAGGAATTCCGGGTCGTCCTGCTCGACGAGTACCAGGACACCTCCGTCGCCCAGCGCCTGCTGCTCTCCGCCCTCTTCGGCAACGGGCCCGAGGGGCCGACCGGCCACGCGGTGACCGCCGTGGGCGACCCCTGCCAGGCGATCTACGGCTGGCGGGGCGCCTCCGTCGCCAACCTCGACGACTTCCCGCTCCACTTCCCGCACTCCGACGGCACCCCCGCCACCCGCTACAGCCTCAGCGAGAACCGGCGCAGCGGCGGCCGCCTCCTGCACCTCGCCAACGGCCTCGCCGACCCGCTGCGCGCCATGCACGAAGGCGTCGAGGCCCTGCGCCCCGCGCCCGGCGCCGAGCGCGACGGAACCGTCCGCTGCGCCCTGCTCCGTACGCACACCGAAGAGATCGACTGGCTCGCCGACTCGCTCGCCCACCTCGTCACGACGGGCACCCCGCCCGGTGAGATCGCCGTGCTGTGCCGCACTGCCGGGGACTTCCCGCAGATCCAGGCGGCGCTCGTCGCCCGCGACATCCCGGTCGAGGTCGTCGGCCTGTCCGGACTGCTGCACCTGCCGGAGGTCGCCGACCTCGTCGCCGTCTGCGAAGTCCTCCAGGACCCGGGCGCCAACGCCTCCCTGGTCCGGCTGCTCACCGGACCGCGCTGGCGGATCGGCCCCCGTGACCTCGCTCTGCTCGGCCGCCGTGCCCGCCTCCTCGTCCACCACGCCTCGCATGCGGACGACGAGGACCACGACCCCGACCGCCGCCTCGCGGAAGCCGTCGAAGGCATCGACCCGGCCGAGGTGATCTCCCTCGCCGACGCCCTGGACACCTTCCTGGTCGCGGGCGACGCCCAGGACGACGGGCTGCCGTTCTCCGCGGAGGCCCGGGTCCGCTTCGCCCGCCTCGCCGGTGAGCTGCGTGATCTGCGACGCTCGCTGGCCGACCCCCTCATGGACGTGCTGCACCGGGTCCTCGCCACCACCGGTCTCGAAGTCGAGCTCTCCGCCTCCCCGCACGCCCTCGCCGCACGCCGCCGCGAGACCCTCGCCAACTTCCTCGATACGGCGGCGGGCTTCGCGGCCCTCGACGGCGAGGCCACCCTGCTGGCCTTCCTCGGCTTCCTGCGCACCGCCGCGCAGTACGAGAAGGGCCTGGACAACGCCCTGCCCGGCGGCGAGAACACCGTCAAGGTCCTCACCGCGCACAAGTCCAAGGGCCTGGAGTGGGACGTCGTCGCCGTGCCCGGACTGGTCACCGGACAGTTCCCCAGCACCCAGTCACGGGACGCCTGGACCTCGCAGTCCAAGGTCCTGCCGCACTCCCTGCGCGGCGACGCGGCCACCCTCCCGGTCATCGGCTCCTTCGACGCCAAGGGGCTCAAGACGTTCAAGGAGGAGATGAAGGAGCACCAGCACACCGAGGAGCTGCGCCTCGGCTATGTCACCTTCACCCGCCCCCGCTCGCTGCTCCTCGGCTCCGGCCACTGGTGGGGACCGTCCCAGAAGAGGACGCGCGGCCCGTCCGCCTTCCTCCACGCGCTGTACGAGCACTGCGCCGCCGGATACGGCGAGATCGAGTCCTGGGCCGACGAACCTGCCGAGGACGAGGAGAACCCGGCGCTGGCGGAGCGGGACACCGATCAGGCCTGGCCGCTCCCGCTGGACGACACCGCGCTGGCCCGCCGCCGCGCCGCCCGGGACACGGTGCTGGCCCACCTGGAGTCCCTGGCCGCCGCCGGTCCCGTACCGGCGGACGACGAGGGCCGCCCCGGGAGCCCCCAGGACGAGCCGTTCGACGACTCCTTCGACGACTCCTTCGACACCTCCCTCGGCGACCCGCTCGACGACCTGTTCGCGGGGGAGGAGCTGGACTGGGACGCTCTGCCGACCGAACGACCCGGGGAAGCCCCGCACGTACCCGCGGCGCGCCAAGGGGACGACGGAGACAGCTGGGGCAGAGGGGACGGTGCCGGCACGGGGGACCATATGGACCGCGGGGATCGCGCAGACCGCGGGGATCGCGCAGACCACGAGGATCGCGCAGACCACGAGCGCCCCGCAGGCCGCGGGGATCGCGCAGACCACAAGCGCCCCGCAGACCACACAGGCCACGAGGACCTCGCTCGTCCTCCCTCGCTCACCCCGGAGGAAGCGCGCACCCTCGCCTCCTGGGACCGCGATCTGGACGCCCTCGCCGGGGAGCTGCGCCGCTCCCGCGCCACCGTGCGCGACGTCCTCGTACCCGCCTCGCTCTCCGCCACCCAGTTGCTGCGCCTGGCCGAGGACCCCGACGCGTTCGCCCGGGAACTGGCCCGGCCCATGCCGCGTCCGCCCCAGCCCGCCGCCCGCCGGGGCACCCGCTTCCACGCCTGGGTGGAGTCCCGGTTCGAGGAGGTGCCGCTGCCCATGCTCGGCCCCGACGAACTGCCCGGCGGCGACGAGAGCGACGCGGAGATCGCCGACGAGCGCGACCTCGCCGCGCTCAAAGAGGCGTTCGAGCGCACGGAGTACGCCCGCCGCACCCCGTACCGCGTCGAGACGCCGTTCCAGATCACGCTGGCGGGCCGGGTGATCCGGGGCCGGATCGACGCGGTGTACCGCACGGGTGACACATACGAGATCGTGGACTGGAAGACCGGCCGCCACCGCTCGGCCGATCCCCTCCAGCTCGCCGTCTACCGGCTGGCGTGGGCAGAACTGCACGGCCTGCCGCTCGACTCGGTCACCGCGACGTTCCTCTACGTACGCAGCGGGGAGACCGTTCACCCCGCCGGGCTGCCGGGCCGGACCGAGCTGGAGCGGCTCCTGCTGGACGAGCCACCTCCGCCGGGCCGATAG